A region from the Metopolophium dirhodum isolate CAU chromosome 9, ASM1992520v1, whole genome shotgun sequence genome encodes:
- the LOC132952921 gene encoding solute carrier family 2, facilitated glucose transporter member 1-like isoform X2: MTEKQMVKDAEKQAPTPQNQSLNGRLLFAIIASAFGSAFQHGYNTGVVNAPQALIEKWISGVISGRNDGKPTDQTQVTLIWAIAVSIFCVGGMVGGLSTGFVAEKFGRKGGLLVANALVILSAALQGVSKMYSSYELIIIGRFIIGINSGLNAGLTPMYLAEISPMNLRGSVGTVYQLVVTISILISQILGLDYILGTADLWPILLALIIAPAIFMFATLPFCPESPKYTLINKKKDIEAERGLQWLRGTIEVHDEMDEMRAENEAMKVIPRVTLREMLSNPMLKTPLGISVMIMLCQQLSGINAVMFFSTKIFNMAGMSNDGAKYATLGMGTLNVIMTLISLFLVELTGRKTLLMIGFSSMFVVTVMLTIALMFVNVSSIVSGLAVVLVMAFVIAFAVGPGSIPWFLVSELFNSSARPLATSIAVGVNWTANFVVGLGFLPLQEMLQSNVFLIFVVLLALFVLYVYKKVPETKNKTLEEIQMGFRQESYK; the protein is encoded by the exons AGCCTCAACGGAAGACTGTTGTTCGCCATCATAGCTTCGGCTTTCGGTTCGGCATTCCAACATGGGTACAACACAGGCGTGGTGAATGCTCCCCAAgcg CTGATCGAAAAATGGATTAGCGGTGTGATATCCGGCAGAAACGACGGCAAGCCAACGGACCAAACACAAGTGACATTGATATGGGCCATTGCGGTGTCGATATTCTGTGTCGGCGGTATGGTCGGCGGTCTGAGTACAGGCTTCGTGGCCGAGAAGTTTGGTCGCAAGGGCGGTTTGCTAGTGGCCAACGCACTGGTCATCCTGTCGGCTGCACTCCAAG GCGTTTCAAAGATGTACTCATCGTACGAACTAATCATCATCGGACGTTTTATCATCGGTATCAACTCCGGACTTAACGCTGGTCTGACCCCAATGTACTTGGCCGAGATCTCTCCCATGAATTTACGTGGATCC GTCGGAACCGTTTACCAACTGGTCGTTACcatttcgattttgatttcCCAAATATTGGGTTTGGACTACATTTTGGGTACAGCTGATCTTTGGCCAATACTGTTGGCCTTAATCATCGCGCCAGCCATATTCATGTTCGCCACATTGCCTTTCTGCCCCGAATCACCAAAGTACACGCTGATCAACAAGAAGAAAGACATCGAAGCCGAGAGAG GACTGCAGTGGCTGAGAGGAACGATCGAAGTGCACGACGAGATGGATGAAATGAGAGCCGAAAACGAGGCGATGAAGGTCATCCCAAGAGTAACTCTTCGTGAGATGTTGTCGAACCCGATGTTGAAAACTCCACTAGGAATATCTGTGATGATCATGTTGTGCCAACAGTTGTCCGGTATCAACGCC GTCATGTTCTTCTCCACGAAAATCTTCAATATGGCTGGGATGAGCAATGATGGAGCCAAATACGCCACGCTCGGCATGGGAACACTCAACGTGATAATGACGCTGATCTCTCTATTTTTGGTTGAACTCACTGGACGAAAGACTCTGTTAATGATTGGATTCTCTTCCATGTTCGTCGTCACCGTTATGCTTACTATCGCTCTGATGTTTGTG AATGTCAGTTCCATTGTGTCCGGTTTGGCCGTGGTACTCGTCATGGCCTTCGTCATCGCGTTCGCCGTCGGTCCAGGATCCATCCCGTGGTTCTTGGTCTCCGAATTGTTCAACTCGTCTGCCCGACCATTGGCCACCAGCATAGCCGTCGGAGTCAACTGGACGGCCAATTTCGTCGTCGGTCTGGGTTTCCTACCTCTGCAG GAAATGTTGCAGTCAAACGTGTTCCTCATATTCGTCGTGTTGCTCGCGCTGTTCGTGTTGTACGTGTACAAAAAAGTTCCAGAAACCAAGAACAAGACTTTGGAAGAGATTCAAATGGGTTTCAGACAGGAATCGTACAAATAA